Sequence from the Streptomyces sp. R33 genome:
CACGCGGACGGGGTCCTGCTGGTCGCGGACGTGCTGGCCTCGCCCGCCGTACGGCGCACCCTGCGCGGGGGCGACGGGCAGCTGGCGGTGGCCGCCCGGCCCGCCGACCTCGGCCCGGTGGAGACGTACGCGGGGTTCACCGGGGAGCTCCAGGGCCTCGGTGGCCGGCGGCGGCGCCTCGGCGTGGCGGCGGTGGTGACGAAGCGGGACGTGCTGGACCGGCTGGACTCGCTGCCGCGGCCGGAGGGCGCGGTCGACGCCTGGCTGGCCGAGATCGGACTGGGCGAGCTGGTCCGCGCCCTGGGCCACGACTTCGCGGCGGCCCGCTACTGGGCGGTCAGCGCCCATGCCGCCACCGGGGCGGGCGCCCTCGCGTCCGAGCAGCGGCGGGCGGCGGAACCGGTGCTGTGGCTGCTGTCCCGTACGGGGCTGCGGATCGGCGGGCCGGCGGCCGGGGCCCAGTCCCCGCGCCTGCCGCGGCTGCCCCGGCCGCGGGGGCGCAGCGGCCGGACGGCACCGGATCGATCAAGCCTGTGACGTGGGCCGGACCGGAGGCTAGGGTCCAGGAGTCATTCAGAAGAGGAGCAACACCCCATGGTGACACCGCAGATCGCGCGGGGGCGGCTGCTGATGCTGGTCCTGTTCGTGGTGGCGGTCGTGATGACGGCGGCCGCCGGGCTGGCGGCGCTCGTGCGGTACGTGCCGCAATGGCTCGGGATTTGAAGGAGATTAGCGGTGAGTGACATCCCCGGCGGGCCGATGGCGAACCGGCCCGTCCACTTCATCTGGCTGCTCGACTGCTCGTACTCGATGCAGGGCGAGAAGATCGGCCAGCTCAACTACGCGATCAGAGAGGCCGTTCCGGAGATGCGCTCGGTGGCGCAGGACAATCCGGCGGCCCAGCTGCTGCTGCGCACGATGACGTTCTCCACCACGGCCCGCTGGCACCACCAGGACCCGGTTCCGGTGGAGGACTTCACCTGGCAGGACGTCCAGGTGGACGGCATGACCAATCTGGGCGACGCCCTGCACCTGGTGGCCCGGGAGCTGGACACCCCGCCGATGCCGCAGCGGGCGCTGAAGCCGGTGCTGGCGCTGGTCTCGGACGGAGTGCCGACGGACGACTGGAAGGCGGGGCTGCGGGCCGTCGACGCGACCCCGTGGGGGCGCAAGGCCGTACGGGTGGCCATCGCGATCGGTGCGGACGCCGACCGCACCGTGCTGCAGGAGTTCCTCGGCAATCCGGAGCTCCAGCCGCTGGACGCGAACAGCCCCAAGCAGCTGGCGGCGGCGATCCGCTGGGCCTCGACGGCCGCGGTCAAGGCCGCCTCGCAGCCGGTGGCGGGTTCCGCGGACGCGATGGCGAAGCAGCCGTACGCCCCGCCGGTGCTCGACGACGACGATGACGACGTGTGGTGAGCGGGCCCGTGTCACCGCAGCCACCGCCGGTACCGCCGCAAGCGCCGGGGCCGGTACCGCTCTGGGCCACGTTCCGGGAGAGCGTCCAGGGCGTGAACAAGACCCGCAACCAGGACTACTGCGAGGTCTCGGGGCGTGGTACCGCCGAGGAGCCGCTGATCATGGCGGTGGCCGACGGCCACGGCTCCGCGGTGCACGCCCGCAGCCATCTGGGCTCCCGCTTCGCCGTGGACCTCTTCGTCGAGGAGGCCCGGCGGTTCGCGGCGCTCGCCCGGCCCCCCGGCGAGGAGCGGCCGCCGAGCCTGGCCTGGCTGATGCACTACGCCGGGCACGCCTTCCCCCGCCAGCTGGTCAGCGCATGGCGGGAGCAGGTCCTCGGCAACTGGGAGCGGACCAGCTCCCACGAGGAGCCCGGCCTGTCCGAGGAGCACAAGCTGCTGCTGTACGGGAGCACGCTGGTCGGTGCGGTGCTCACGCCCCGGGTGTTCGCGGCCTGGCAGCTCGGCGACGGCGAGCTGACGGTGGTGGACGACGACGGGCGGGTGACCGTACCGCTCGCGCCCGCCGAGGCGGACCTGGGGGACGAGACGGAGTCGCTGTGCAGCCCGGCGGCGTGGCTGCGCGTACGGACGCACTGGGCGCCTGTGACGGCACCCTGGCGGGCGCCCCGGCTGGTCGCGGTCTCCACCGACGGGCTGTCCAAGAGCTTCGCCTCGGACCGGGGCTTCCTGCAGTTCATGGCCGGGCTGGACGACCGGCTGTCGGCGGAGGGTGCGGACACCGTCCGGGCCGTCCTGCCGGAATGGCTGGCCAAGGCCTCGCA
This genomic interval carries:
- a CDS encoding PP2C family serine/threonine-protein phosphatase, with the translated sequence MNKTRNQDYCEVSGRGTAEEPLIMAVADGHGSAVHARSHLGSRFAVDLFVEEARRFAALARPPGEERPPSLAWLMHYAGHAFPRQLVSAWREQVLGNWERTSSHEEPGLSEEHKLLLYGSTLVGAVLTPRVFAAWQLGDGELTVVDDDGRVTVPLAPAEADLGDETESLCSPAAWLRVRTHWAPVTAPWRAPRLVAVSTDGLSKSFASDRGFLQFMAGLDDRLSAEGADTVRAVLPEWLAKASQHSGDDTTLVAAWHPAPATATGARTTDAAPPTDPHGRDE
- a CDS encoding tellurium resistance protein; translated protein: MANRPVHFIWLLDCSYSMQGEKIGQLNYAIREAVPEMRSVAQDNPAAQLLLRTMTFSTTARWHHQDPVPVEDFTWQDVQVDGMTNLGDALHLVARELDTPPMPQRALKPVLALVSDGVPTDDWKAGLRAVDATPWGRKAVRVAIAIGADADRTVLQEFLGNPELQPLDANSPKQLAAAIRWASTAAVKAASQPVAGSADAMAKQPYAPPVLDDDDDDVW